A single genomic interval of Drosophila virilis strain 15010-1051.87 chromosome 2, Dvir_AGI_RSII-ME, whole genome shotgun sequence harbors:
- the LOC138910859 gene encoding sex determination protein fruitless-like: MMATSQDYFGNPYALFRGPPITMRPRTSPLGVAGHTHASYAALDLQSPHKRHIETDVRAPPPPLPPPPLSLPPLSATSPSNTSTLLC, translated from the exons ATGATGGCCACCTCACAAGATTATTTTGGCAATCCGTATGCTCTATTTCGCGGCCCGCCCATTACAATGCGGCCACGCACATCGCCGCTGGGCGTGGCTGGGCATACCCATGCCAGCTATGCGGCACTCGATCTGCAGTCGCCGCACAAGCGCCACATTGAGACAGATGTGCGTGCACCGCCGCCaccgttgccgccgccgccgctgtcgctgccgccgctgtcaGCCACATCGCCGAG CAACACATCAACACTTCTATGCTAA
- the LOC116650325 gene encoding uncharacterized protein → MHSQLDVGAWKMFGSLFSNRYNKKREIFYAQYEETRQRYSNLPIYKRPKEPLSRKSPKYSRRKRKPADYDYDEWIAGHFVPIVVRRAIEQWSRRQLMEPVSSLGSDACSWRSWPSGADPAEPRRSLRLADKPNLSLNEIGNPSQRETSDAIKWPQQLSLHEADNKLGSSAQTFIDGCQLHESRLECNMCCKHFGQNCELQLHSLDDCRKYLLATLSN, encoded by the exons ATGCATTCTCAATTGGACGTAGGTGCATGGAAAATGTTTGGCAGCCTCTTCTCCAATCGATATAATAAGAAACGCGAAATTTTCTATGCTCAATATGAGG aGACACGTCAGCGTTATTCCAATCTGCCCATCTACAAGCGACCTAAAGAGCCTTTAAGCCGTAAGTCTCCAAAATATAGCcgcagaaaaagaaaacccgCAGACTACGATTATGATGAGTG GATTGCCGGCCATTTTGTTCCAATAGTGGTGCGTCGCGCCATTGAACAGTGGAGCCGCCGGCAATTGATGGAGCCCGTATCCAGCCTTGGCAGCGATGCCTGCAGCTGGCGCTCCTGGCCAAGTGGAGCAGATCCAGCTGAGCCGAGGCGTTCGCTACGTCTGGCAGATAAACCAAATTTAAGTCTTAACGAAATTGGCAATCCAAGTCAGAGGGAGACAAGCGACGCAATCAAATGGCCACAGCAGCTGTCTTTACATGAAGCGGACAATAAGCTGGGCAGCTCAGCCCAGACTTTTATCGACGG CTGCCAGTTGCATGAGTCCCGGCTGGAGTGCAACATGTGCTGCAagcattttggccaaaactGTGAGTTGCAACTGCATTCGCTAGATGATTGccgcaaatatttgcttgcCACACTGTCCAACTGA